The DNA region CACCTCCTAAATATGAAGTATATGTTTCTATTTAAACATTTTCACCTTAGAATACATTTCTTCACCTAATATCTTATGAACAGCACGACTATAATGCCATTCATCCCAAAAATAATATTGATCTTGATTATTACATGCTGGTTTAATTTTGGGATAAGTGCTTTCACACTCTTTTTTTAGTTCAACTAAACCATATTTGCTTGGATTTTTCATTATTTTATCACTAATTTTAGGGAGATCAAACATCATTATTTTTATATTTAAGTTCTTTTGTAATTCTTTTAAACTTTCAGGAAGTTTCTTATTTACACCATTTACAAAAGCTTCAGCAGATTTTGTTCGATTGTTAGTAATTTCATAAGGTACAAGTGATAAATCACTACTATTCACTACAAAAAATTTTTTAGCTCCAAGACCTGCTAATTTTTTAACAGCAGTATTTATATTATCTACAGCTTTATCTGCTATATTTTCAATTTTACCTGGCATAGAATAATCCATAAATTTAAAATAATCATTTGCAGAAGCAAAAATAAAATACAATGTATGAGAATCTGCATTATCTGTTTTTAAACTTTTTTTAAATTTTTCAACTTGTCCTAATAACCCTGTATCACCTAAATAATCCATCCACTGACAGTAGTTTTTTTCTCCGGTAGTTGCTCCACCAGTAGCATAGTTAGTTAATGGTACATCTAACTTTTTTGCTAAAACTTCAACAGCTGTATTTCCATTTGAATATCTGCCATTCCAATACAATTTATCTGAAGGTTTTAAATATGCCTCCTTTGGTCTATTAGGATTATCCATAATTTGTGCGGAAATTTTTTTAGCCTGTCCATTATCTGAATAACTGTCTCCAAATGCAACTACTTGAGTAATTTTTTCACTAATTTTTTTTCTACTTTTTAAATACTTAGTTCCAGTAAAAACAATAATAACTGTTAAAATAATTGTAAACATAAATACAAATTTTTTTTTCATTATACTTCACATCCTTCATTAAATATTTGTTTAGTTTTATAAGTCATATGACAGAACATTTTATCTTTAGTATGATTTACAAAAAATATTCTCAAAATGTTACATTCTAAATTTTATAAATTTAGAGACTAAATTGATTTTAACCACAAACATATTATGTCACTTTTAGGAACTTTGTGCAATATTTTTATTAATTTTAGTGAAAAAAAGTATATTTTTGTATTATCTGTTTTTATCGAACTCAACTTGAAATTCTTCAAAAGTCATAATTCCTCTAAATACTTTAATACTATTAATAAAATTCTTTTTAAACAATTCTGATTCATATTTCTTTTCTTTAAATTCTTCCCATAATTTTAAGCTAGGCATTTCTACTCCTTCATTTTTTTCAAGTAACTTTAACTGTGCTATTTGAGTATCTACTTGAGCTTCTATATTAATTAAAGTATTTTCATAAATTATATTATATGTTCCCTCTTCTTCTTTTTTAAGTTTTTCTATCTCATCACTTACGTAATTATCATATGCATTTTTTAATATTTCTTCATGAGATAATTTACTATTCTCAAATTTCTTTTTTTCATTTTCCACAAATTCAACTATATCCTTATGACTTATATCTAAATTAACATTGCCCATTAATGCAAATCTTAATAGACCTGCTGAATTTTTTACTGATCCAGTATTTTTACTCTTTTGTTGTTGTAACCATATTATATATTTAATAATATCCCATTTATCATACTCACTATATAGTTGTTTTATTACTTTTCCATTAAAACCTATTTCTTCTAAGGTCCTATCTAAATTTTTAGGTATTTTCATCTCAAATTCTTCTTTTTTTATATTTTCTACTGCTAATTGTAATTGTTTTTCCTGATATCTTTTACGTAAACTATTAATTATATCTTCCTTTTTACCTTTAAAAATAAAATAAATACAATGTTCTTTTTTATTAATAATATCTTTATCACCATAAAAATAATCTGATATAATCCCATATTTCATTAAATTCTCAAGTGGCTTTTTTAGTTTCTTTTTTAAATCAGAATTAAATTTATATTCTATTGGAATTTTATTGGCCAAAACTTCAAAATTTCTTTTTATATAAGTTAACATTCCATTAATAGAATACTTATTTCCTTCAAGATATGTATAAAGTCCACGAGTTAATCCCGATGGTAATGTAAAATAAGTTTCAGAATTAAGATATTTAATAAATTCATGTTTTATATTGTCTATTACAAGACTATTTAATTGTACCCAACATTTATATTTCATATCTTGTTTTGATGATCTTTTCTTTTCTGAATTAAATTCATATTCTAATATTAAAGAAAGTCCTCTTTCTTTAGTTTTTATATACTCTTCATTTTTTTTATCATATATACTACCGTTAGAAAAAGAATAATATTGCGTATTTTTCAATTGTCTAATAGCATCTTGAATTTTAGCTATATTAGCACCACCAGTTGTTAATTTCATAAATTTAGCTAATTCATATAACGTAAAATAAAGTCTATCACTTTGTATATCAAACATATTTAATTGTTCATTGAAATTTATAGGACTTGTTTTCTTTATATATAAACCAACTATTCCATACCACACATCCATAGTAAATTTACGCGGTAGTTGCCCTGTTGTTAAAGCCAACATTTCCCTGGTCATCCCTTTACTATCTTTCCAATTAAAATATTTAGACTCACCTTCATCTATTCCATGAACATTTAATATATGTCTAACTTCATCTGTTATATTAGGATTATTTTTTATATCTTTAACTTTAACTGCTTTTGTACTTTGATTAAATAAAAAAAATGGTGCTTCTAATATATTTATATCCATAATAAAAGATTGTTTTTGCAAAGCTTTGTTTTTTTCATTCATGTATCATATCACCTACTAAATTTTTATTTACGAGGTTATTTATAAATAATGCCATATTTGTCCTAATAACCTCGTAGTATTTTTCTAATATAGCCTTATTTTGATATTATAGAATATGTTTTATAATTTATCTAGTAGTTTTTTGACTACTTTTATTTTTAACATAATTTTTCTCTATTTTTACCTCGTTCATTTTTCCAAATCTCCTCGTAAATCAGTTCCAGTAGCATATCGTAAATCAGTGCTAATAACCTCGTAAAGTTTTACTAGTAACCTCGTAAAGTTTTACTAAAAAAATCGCTACAGACCAGTTATACCAATGCCTTCAGAAAGTTTACTACAACAACACTATATTTATACTATTATTTGTTTTATTATACTTTATTTATACTATATAAAAATACAATACAAGTTTAACTAATTTTAACGTAATATGATATTAATAATTATAATAACAAAATTATATATACCTCTCAAATTACTCTTATTTGCTCTTAAATTGAATTTTAAGTAATAAGACAACCTAAGACACCTAATTATATTTTTAGAGGCTTCTAGGCTAAGATATGGCTTATATTTAATATCAACCTTTACATGATAGTATCATTTTTCATTATATGAGTTAATACAAAAATTAAATTTTTAATTTAATATGTTATAAATTTTAGTATTTTCATATATTTTCACATTGTTTTCCACAAAAATAATCTCTTCTAAGCTGTTTAAAATACTAGGATTAAAAAACTTATTCACATTATCCACAGATTTGTAATATATAATACTATTTTTTATGCTAATTAGAATACTTTTATAATTAAAGATGTATATAACTAAATAAGGTGATGTTTATGATTTTAAGTAAAAATAATACTATTACTAAAGAAAATAAATTACAACAAAATATATGTAATATATGTAATGGTGATTATAAATATTTTTTAAACAAAAGAAATGTAGTTGGATTAGGTCTTGGATATAAAGTAAAAAATGGATTTTATACTAATCAGTTATGTTTACAAGTATTTGTAAGTAGGAAATATTCTGAAAATGAGATAAACATTAAAGATAAGATTCCATCAATGTATAAAGGAATTCTAACAGATGTTAAAGAAACTGGATACTTTAAAGCTTGTTCTCTTAACAAAAAAATACGTCCAGTTTTAGGAGGATATAGTATAAGTGTATATAAGGGTAATGAAATTTATGGTACGGCAGGATGTGTAGTTACAAATGGAGTAAATAAATTTGTTTTAAGTACAAATCATGTTCTTACAAAAATTAATAAATTATATATGCACTTTCCTATTATTCAACCAGCTTGTGTTTATGGAGGTACTTATTCTGATACTATTGCAACTTTGCATAGATATATTCCATTGCATCTTTTTAATGGAGGAGAACCACCTATAAATTTAACTGATTGTGCATTAGGATTATTGACAAACGCTAATATAATGAATCCTGAAATTGCTTTTATAGGTAAAGTTACTTGTGTTAAAAGTCCTAAATTAGGTATACCTGTTAGAAAAGTTGGTGCAATGAGCGAACTTACAGAAGGAATTATTACAAGTATAAATGCAAATCATACGGTTACTTATACTAATGGTGAAGTAGCTTTCTTTAAAGATCAAATACTTACAAGTAATATGGCTGTAAAAGGAGATTCAGGGTCTATACTTATAGATAAAAACAACTGTGCAATAGGTCTTTTATTTGCAACTACTAATAATTTTACAGCATATAATCGTCTAACTACAGTATTAGATCAATTAGATGTTTGTTTAACAAATTAATTATATAAATTAATAAATTTCATACTAACATTATTAAAAAAATTAACATATAATACTATTATTGTACAATTTTTCGATTATATTAATCACAATACTTTTATAATTTGAAAGAATATATAAATAAACAAGGTGATATATATGATTTTAAATAAAAATAATGATTATACTGAAGAAAATAAATTACAACGAAATATATGCAATATATGTAATGGTGATTATAAATATTTTTTAAACAAAAGAAATGTAGTTGGAGTAGGTCTTGGATATAAAGTTAAAAATGGATTCTATACTAATCAGTTATGTGTTCAAGTATTTGTAGGTAAAAAACGTACATTAAATGAATTAAATACGAATGATATTATTCCATCAATTTATAAAGGAATTCCCACTGATATTAAGGAAACTGGATATTTTAAAGCATGTTCTTTTAATCAAAGAAAACGTCCAGTTTTAGGTGGATATAGTGTAAGTGCCAATGGAAGCGATCACATTTATGGTACAGCAGGATGTTTAGTTACAAATGGAGTAAATAAATTTGTTTTAGGTACAAATCATGTTCTTGTAAAAATTAATGAGTTACCTATAAATTTCAAAATTCTTCAACCAGCTTATATATATGGAGGACGTTCTTCTTTTGATACCATTGCAACTTTGCATAAATATATTCCATTACGTTTTATTAAAGGACAAGAACAACCTATAAATTTAACTGATTGTGCATTAGGACTATTGACTAAATCTAATATAATGGATTCTAATATTGCTTTAATAGGCAAAGTTACTTGCGTTAAAAATCCCAAATTAGGTACACGTGTTAAAAAGGTCGGTGCAACTACTGAACTTACTGAGGGAACTATTACAAGTATAAATGCAAATCATACGGTTTTTTATAGTAATGGTAAAGTAGCTTTTTTTAAAGACCAGATACTTACAAGTAATATGGCTATGGAAGGAGACTCAGGTTCTATACTTGTAGATAAAAATAATTGTGCTTTAGGTGTATTATTTGCAGCTGCTAATAATACAGCATATAATCGTTTAACTACAGTATTAGATCAATTGGATGTTTATTTACAAGATTAATAAATTGTATATTAATATGTATTTTACTATTGTTTAATATAATGTTTTGCATTAGTTTCATTGGAATAGTTTCATAATTAAAAGTATATATAAATAAATGAGGTGATGTATATGGTTTTAAATAAAAACAATTATGTTATTGAAGAAAATATAGCTCATATTTGTGATTGTGATTATAAATATTTTTTAAATAAAAAAAATGTAGTTGGGATAGGACTTGGGTATAAAGTAAAAAATGGATTTTATACTAATCAGTTATGTGTACAAGTATTTGTAAGTAAGAAATACTCTGAAAATGATATAAATATTAACGATAAGATTCCATCAATGTATAAAGGAATTCCAACAGATGTTAAAGAAACTGGATACTTTAGAGCATGTTCTTTCCGGGGAAAAAAACGTCCAGTTTTAGGTGGATATAGTATAAGTGGAAATATGAATAGTAAAAATAGTGGTACAGCGGGATGTTTAGTTAAAAGTGGATCTGCCCAATTTCTTTTAGGCACAAATCATGTTATTGTAAATCTTAACATGGAACCTATAGCAGCTCCTATTGTTCAGCCTTCTCTTGAATATGGAGGTTATACACCTACTGATACCGTGGCAACTGTGCATAAATTTATTCCATTACGATTTATTCAAGGAAGGGATAGACCTATAAATTTAACTGATTGTGCATTAGGATTATTAACTAAACCCAATATAATGAGTAATAAGATTGCTTTAATAGGTAAATTAAAGTGTGTCAAAAGTCCTAAACTAGGTGCACATGTTAAAAAAGTTGGTGAAACAACTGAACTTACTGAGGGAACTATTACAAGTGTAAATGCGTCTTTTATAGCTGCTTATGAGAATGATGAACTAGCTTTATTTAAAGATCAAGTACTTACAAGTGCTATGGGTGAGGCGGGAGATTCAGGATCTATACTTGTAGATGATAATAATTGTGCTGTAGGTCTTTTATTCTCAACTAGTGATAATGATACAGCATATAATCGTTTATCTACTGTTTTAGATCAATTAGATGTTTGTTTACCGGATTAATCATAAAGGTTATTAATTTATATACTAAGATTGTTAAAAAGTCTCCATAAATTAGAGGCTTTTATTTTTCATTGGAATATTTTCATAATTGCAATTATATATAAATAAACGAGGTGATGTATATGATTTTAAATAAAAACAATTATTTTATTGAAGAAAATAAATTACAAGAAAATATAGCTAGTATTTGTAATTGTGATTATAAATATTTTTTAAATAAAAAAAATGTAGTTGGTATAGGACTTGGATATAAAGTAAAAAATGGATTTTATACTAATCAGTTATGTGTACAAGTATTTGTGAGTAGGAAATATTCTGAAAATGAGATAAACATTAACGATAGGATCCCATCAATGTATAAAGGAATTCTAACAGATGTTAAAGAAACTGGATACTTTAAAGCTTGTTCTCTCAATAAAAAGATACGTCCAGTTTTAGGTGGATATAGTATAAGTGTAAGTACCAGTGAAGTAATTAACGGAACAGTAGGATGTTTAGTTGTAAGTGGATCATATAAATTTCTTTTAAGTACAAATCATGTTCTCACAAGAATCAATGTGCTACCTATGAAGTACCCTATTATTCAACCGGCTAGTGTATATGGAGGTTATGCACCTACAGATACCGTTGCAACGTTAGATAAATTTATACCAATACGTTTTATTAAAGGAGAGCAACAACCTACAAACCTAACTGATTGTGCATTAGGATTATTAACTAAACCTAATATAATGAGTAATAAGATTGCCTTAATAGGTAAAGTTTCTTGTGTCAAAAATCCTAAATTATTTGGAAATGTTAAAAAGGTTGGTGAAGCTACTGAACTTACTGATGGAATCATTACAAGTATAAATGCAACTTTTACTGTTTCTTACGCAAATGGTGAACTAGCTTTATTTAAGGATCAGATAATTACAACTTTAATGGGTATGGAGGGAGATTCAGGTGCTATACTTGTAGATGATAAGGATTGTGCTGTAGGAATGTTATTTTCAACTAGTCATAATAATACAGCGTTTAATCGTTTATCTACTGTTTTAGATCAATTAGATGTTCATTTACCGGATTAATTAGTTCTATACTAACATTGTTAAATATTTTTATAATTTCAAGTGTATATAAATAAATGAGGTGATATATGTGACTTTAATTAAAAATAATAGTGAGATTGAAAAAAATATAGCTCATATTTGTCATTGTGATTATAAATACTTTTTAAAAAAAAGAAATGTAGTTGGATTAGGTCTTGGATATAAGGTAAAAAATGGATTCCATACTAATCAGTTATGTGTTCAAGTACTTGTAAGTAGAAAATTTCCTGAAAATGAGATAAACATTAACGATAAGATTCCATCAATGTATAAAGGAATTCCAACAGATGTTAAAGCAACTGGATACTTTAGAGCATGTTCTTTTCGTAGAAAAAAACGTCCAGTTTTAGGTGGATATAGTGCAAGTGGATATTTTAATAATGAAATTAGTGGTACAGCGGGATGTTTAGTTACAAATGGAGTAAATAAATTCGTTTTAGGTACAAATCATGTTTTTGCAAATCTTAATATGTTTATTACAGGAACCAGTATCATTCAGCCTGCTTATGAATATGGAGGACGTTCCCCTTCTTGTAAGTTTGCAACCTTGTATAAATTTATTCCATTACGATTTATTAAGGGAAGAGAATTACCTACAAATTTAACTGATTGTGCACTAGCATTATTAACTAAGCCTAATATAATGAGTGATAATATTGCTTTAATAGGCAAAGTTACTTGTGTTAAGAATCCTAAATTAGGTAAACATGTTAAAAAGGTTGGTGCAACTACTGAACTTACTGAGGGTACTATTACAAATACAAATGCAACTGTGGTAATTAGTTATGAGAATAATGAATTAGCTGTATTTAAAGATCAGATAATTACAAGTGCCATGGGTGCAGAGGGAGATTCGGGCTCTATACTTGTAGATGATAATAATTGTGCTTTAGGTCTTTTATTTTCAACTAGTGAAGAAGATACAGTGTATAATCGTTTAACTACTGTTTTAGATCAATTAGATGTTCGTTTACCTGATTAATTATAAAGGTGATATAGTGTTAGTAAAGAAATATAAAACAATTTAGTAAATTATACTAATAATATACTTGACAGAATTAAATATGATGAAAGTATTGAAAAAAGTCAAAACTAAAAAATAAAGTGTAATAAAATTAAGTTTATGAACCTATAAATTATGTAAATACGTAAATAGAAAAAAAGGCTATTGGAGAATATCTAGTAGTCTTTTATTGATACAATTTCATTGTAATACTTTTATTATTTTAAATATATATAAATAAATGAGGTGATATATATGATTTTAAGTAAAAAAAATTGTTATAATGAAGAAAATAAATTACAAGAAAATATAGCTCATATTTGTGATTGTGATTATAAATACTTTTTAAATAAAAAAAATGTAGTTGGATTAGGTCTTGGATATAAGGTAAAAAATGGATTTTATACTAATCAGTTATGTGTTCAAGTATTTGTAAGTAGAAAATTTCCTAAAAATCAACTAAATAGTAACGATATCATTCCACTAATATATAAAGGAATTCAAACAGACGTTAAAGAAACAGGATATTTTAAAGCTTGTTTTCTTAATAAAAGAATACGTCCAGTTTTAGGTGGATATAGTATAAGTACAAATATGAATGATCAAATTAGCGGTACAGCAGGATGTGTAGTTACAAATGGAGTAAGTAAATTTGTTTTAAGTACAAATCATGTTCTTGCAAATCTTAATATGCTACCTATGAAAACTCCTATTATCCAACCTGCGTATATATATAGAGGGCATACTCCTACTGATACTATTGCAACTTTGCATAAATTTATTCCATTACGATTTATTAAAAGAGAAGAACAACCTACAAATTTGACTGATTGTGCATTAGGGTTATTAGTTAAAACAGATATAATGAGTGATAATATTGCTTTTATAGGAAAAATTACTTGTGTTAAAAGTCCAAAATTAGGTTCACATGTTAGAAAAGTTGGTGAAACCTCTGAGCTTACTCAGGGAACTATTACAAGTATAAATGCAACTTTTACTGTAGGATATATTACTGGTAAAGTAGCTTTATTTAAAGATCAAATAATAACAACTCATATGGCTCAAAATGGAGATTCAGGATCTATACTTGTAGATGATAATAATTGTGCTTTAGGTCTTTTATTTTCAACTAGTCTTAATAATACAGCCTTTAATCGTTTATCTACAGTTTTAGACCAATTAGATGCTAAATTAATTAATTATAAAGATTAATAATTTCTATATTAAAGTTATTAGAAAATCATATATTTAATGGATATTATTTATATGTAATATTTTAATTATTTTCAATATATATAAATAGATGAGGTGATGTATATGGTTTTAACGAAAAACGAAGAAAATAAATTACAAGAAAATATAGCTCATATTTGTAAGTGTGATTATAAATACTTTTTAAACAAAAGAAATGTAGTAGGTATTGGTTGTGGTTACAAGATTAAAGGAGGATTTTATACTAATCAGCTAAGTATTCAAGTGTTTGTAAGTAGAAAATTTTCAATGAATGAACTAAACAGTAATGATATAATTCCGTTAACATATAAAGGAATGCTAACAGATGTTAAAGAAACAGGATATTTTAGAGCATGTTCTCTTAATAAAAAGAAGCGTCCAGTTATAGGAGGATATAATATAGGTACAAATATGAATAATGAAATTAGTGGTACAGCTGGGTGTTTAGTTACAAATGGAGTAAGTAGATTTGTTTTAAGTACAAATCATGTGCTTGCAAATATTAATAAACTACCTATTAAAACCCCAATTATTCAACCATCTTATATACATGGAGGTTATACTCCTACTGATACTATTGCAACATTGCATAAATTTATTCCATTACGTCTTATTAAGGAAGAAGAACAACCTATAAATTTAACTGATTGTGCATTAGGATTATTAACTAAACCTAATATAATGAGTGACAATATAGCTTTTATAGGCAAAGTTAATTGTGTTAAAAGTCCAAAATTAGGTTCACATGTTAGAAAAGTTGGTTCAACAACCGAACTTACAGAGGGTGTTATTGTAAGTATAAATAGTGTTATGTCAGTTACTTATTGGGATGGTAAAAGAGCTTTTTTTGAAGATCAAATACTAACAACTCATATGGCTAGAAAAGGAGATTCTGGAGCTATACTTGTAGATGATAATAAATGTGCTTTAGGTCTTTTAATGGCAAATAATCCTAATGTTACAGTATTTAATAGATTGTCTACAGTTTTAGAGCAATTAGATGTTGGTTTAGTGCATTAATTATAAAGACTAATAATTTCTACACTAAGATTGTAAAAAAAGCCTTCTTATAATTGAAAGTTTTTCACTTTAGTGTAATATTTTTATTATTACAGAGATATATAAATATATGGGGTGAGATATATGGTTTTAAGGAAAAACAATGGTGATACTGGAGAAAATAAATTGAAATATAATATATCTAATATATGTAATTGTGAATATAAGTATTTTCTAAGAAAAGCAAATGTAGTAGGTATTTGCTGTGGTTATAAGATTAAAGAAGGATTTTATACTAATCAGCTATGTATTCAAGTATTTGTAAGTAAAAAGATTCCTAAAAATCAGCTAAATAGCTATGACATGATTCCATTGATATATAAAGGAATCCCAACAGATGTTAAAGAAACTGGACATTTTAAAGCATGTTATCTTATTGAAAGAAAACGACCAGTGTTAGGGGGATATAGTATAAGTACAAGTATGAATGATCAAATTAGTGGTACAGCAGGATGTGTAGTTACAAATGGCGTAAATAAATTTATTTTAGGTACAAATCATGTTTTGGCAAATAGTAATGTATTACCTATAAAAACTCCTATTATCCAACCCGCTTATATATATGATGGATATACGCCTAGGGATACTATTGCAAGTTTGTATAAATATATTCCATTACGTTTTATTAAAGGAGAGGAACACCCGTTAAATTTAACTGATTGTGCATTGGGATTATTAACTAAGTCTGATATAATGA from Clostridium novyi includes:
- a CDS encoding SGNH/GDSL hydrolase family protein, translated to MKKKFVFMFTIILTVIIVFTGTKYLKSRKKISEKITQVVAFGDSYSDNGQAKKISAQIMDNPNRPKEAYLKPSDKLYWNGRYSNGNTAVEVLAKKLDVPLTNYATGGATTGEKNYCQWMDYLGDTGLLGQVEKFKKSLKTDNADSHTLYFIFASANDYFKFMDYSMPGKIENIADKAVDNINTAVKKLAGLGAKKFFVVNSSDLSLVPYEITNNRTKSAEAFVNGVNKKLPESLKELQKNLNIKIMMFDLPKISDKIMKNPSKYGLVELKKECESTYPKIKPACNNQDQYYFWDEWHYSRAVHKILGEEMYSKVKMFK
- a CDS encoding replication initiator protein A, yielding MNEKNKALQKQSFIMDINILEAPFFLFNQSTKAVKVKDIKNNPNITDEVRHILNVHGIDEGESKYFNWKDSKGMTREMLALTTGQLPRKFTMDVWYGIVGLYIKKTSPINFNEQLNMFDIQSDRLYFTLYELAKFMKLTTGGANIAKIQDAIRQLKNTQYYSFSNGSIYDKKNEEYIKTKERGLSLILEYEFNSEKKRSSKQDMKYKCWVQLNSLVIDNIKHEFIKYLNSETYFTLPSGLTRGLYTYLEGNKYSINGMLTYIKRNFEVLANKIPIEYKFNSDLKKKLKKPLENLMKYGIISDYFYGDKDIINKKEHCIYFIFKGKKEDIINSLRKRYQEKQLQLAVENIKKEEFEMKIPKNLDRTLEEIGFNGKVIKQLYSEYDKWDIIKYIIWLQQQKSKNTGSVKNSAGLLRFALMGNVNLDISHKDIVEFVENEKKKFENSKLSHEEILKNAYDNYVSDEIEKLKKEEEGTYNIIYENTLINIEAQVDTQIAQLKLLEKNEGVEMPSLKLWEEFKEKKYESELFKKNFINSIKVFRGIMTFEEFQVEFDKNR
- a CDS encoding trypsin-like serine protease, giving the protein MTLIKNNSEIEKNIAHICHCDYKYFLKKRNVVGLGLGYKVKNGFHTNQLCVQVLVSRKFPENEININDKIPSMYKGIPTDVKATGYFRACSFRRKKRPVLGGYSASGYFNNEISGTAGCLVTNGVNKFVLGTNHVFANLNMFITGTSIIQPAYEYGGRSPSCKFATLYKFIPLRFIKGRELPTNLTDCALALLTKPNIMSDNIALIGKVTCVKNPKLGKHVKKVGATTELTEGTITNTNATVVISYENNELAVFKDQIITSAMGAEGDSGSILVDDNNCALGLLFSTSEEDTVYNRLTTVLDQLDVRLPD